A region of Lacinutrix sp. Hel_I_90 DNA encodes the following proteins:
- a CDS encoding phosphoglycerate mutase family protein, with the protein MNKLVLSLVIVLSFSCGKAQSETKNKKENITKTTYYFVRHAEKNVKGGNNPKLTKEGHQRSKRLANYFKNKTLNAVYSTNFNRTLNTAKPTANAQGLKTIIYDPAKLDYDAFINDTKGKTVLVVGHSNTIPGFVNKVIGENKYKEIDERIYSNLYIVTIKNNVIEEELISQD; encoded by the coding sequence ATGAATAAACTGGTATTGTCACTCGTCATTGTATTATCTTTTTCTTGCGGAAAAGCGCAGTCTGAAACTAAGAACAAAAAAGAGAACATAACAAAAACAACTTATTATTTTGTACGTCATGCCGAAAAAAACGTAAAGGGTGGTAACAATCCTAAGTTAACCAAAGAAGGGCACCAACGCTCAAAAAGACTGGCTAATTATTTTAAAAACAAAACGCTGAACGCCGTTTATTCTACTAATTTTAACAGAACACTAAATACCGCAAAACCTACAGCAAATGCTCAAGGCTTAAAAACTATTATCTATGATCCTGCCAAGCTCGATTATGATGCGTTTATAAATGACACCAAAGGTAAAACTGTTTTAGTCGTTGGACATAGTAATACTATCCCTGGCTTTGTAAATAAAGTTATTGGTGAAAATAAATATAAAGAGATCGATGAGCGTATATACAGCAATCTATACATTGTTACTATAAAAAACAATGTAATTGAAGAGGAGTTAATAAGCCAAGATTAA
- a CDS encoding DUF6503 family protein, giving the protein MKLNHALIFLFLIMIISCRNSVEKQLTAEEIIDQAILVSGGERIENATINFTFRDKTYKANRHFGRYELDRLFLDEKDTIRDVLNNNTFERYVNSKKVAVSDSIAKGYSSSVNSVHYFSLLPYGLNGKAVNKTLLDTVSVLNKKYYKIKVTFDKESGGEDFEDVFIYWISTDAFNVDYLAYEYAVNGGGKRFRAAYNARFIDSIRFVDYNNYKPLNTEVNLQSLDSLFEAKQLKLLSKIELERISVTH; this is encoded by the coding sequence ATGAAATTGAATCACGCTTTAATCTTCCTGTTTTTAATAATGATTATATCTTGTAGAAATAGTGTGGAAAAACAGCTCACTGCTGAAGAAATAATTGATCAGGCCATTTTAGTTTCTGGTGGAGAAAGAATTGAAAATGCAACAATAAATTTCACTTTTAGAGATAAAACATATAAGGCCAATAGACACTTTGGGCGTTATGAATTAGACCGGTTGTTTTTAGATGAAAAAGATACAATAAGAGATGTTTTAAATAATAATACGTTTGAACGCTATGTAAATTCTAAAAAGGTTGCAGTTTCAGATTCTATTGCCAAGGGCTATAGCAGTTCAGTAAATTCGGTACACTATTTTTCGCTCCTTCCTTACGGTTTAAATGGGAAAGCTGTAAATAAAACGCTATTGGATACTGTTTCTGTTTTGAATAAAAAATACTATAAAATAAAAGTTACTTTTGATAAAGAAAGTGGGGGAGAAGATTTTGAAGACGTTTTTATTTATTGGATAAGCACAGATGCTTTTAACGTAGACTATTTGGCTTACGAATATGCTGTTAATGGTGGAGGAAAGCGTTTTAGAGCGGCTTATAATGCCCGTTTTATAGATAGTATTCGTTTTGTAGATTACAACAATTATAAACCTTTGAATACAGAGGTGAATTTACAAAGTCTGGATAGCCTTTTTGAAGCCAAGCAGTTAAAATTGTTATCAAAAATAGAATTGGAACGTATAAGTGTCACGCATTAA
- the smpB gene encoding SsrA-binding protein SmpB — MQKKINILNKKAKFQYELLDSYTAGIVLTGTEIKSIRSSKASIAESFCEFNEKGELFVINMTVQEYLYGNIYNHAPKAERKLLLNKKELKKLEREVQNTGLTIIPTRLFINEKGYAKLNIALAKGKKLYDKRESIKDSDSKRDLDRIKKNF, encoded by the coding sequence ATGCAAAAGAAAATTAACATCCTTAACAAGAAAGCAAAGTTCCAATACGAGCTATTAGATAGCTATACCGCTGGAATTGTTTTAACTGGAACCGAAATTAAATCCATTCGATCCAGTAAAGCTTCTATTGCAGAGAGTTTCTGCGAATTTAATGAGAAAGGAGAGCTCTTTGTGATTAATATGACGGTTCAGGAATATTTGTATGGTAATATTTATAATCACGCACCAAAAGCAGAGCGCAAGTTATTACTCAATAAAAAGGAATTAAAAAAGCTAGAGCGCGAAGTGCAAAACACTGGACTTACTATCATCCCAACACGTTTGTTTATTAATGAAAAAGGCTATGCCAAGCTTAATATTGCGTTAGCAAAAGGAAAAAAACTTTACGATAAACGTGAAAGCATAAAAGATAGCGACAGTAAACGTGATTTAGACAGAATTAAGAAAAACTTCTAA
- a CDS encoding DUF5686 and carboxypeptidase regulatory-like domain-containing protein yields MKYVLSSITVFFFFAFSFAQINGNVSSTTGEALPFVSVYLDNTYIGTTTNEDGNYALDITKTGDYTVVFQYLGYKTLRKKVSIDRFPFILNATLVEEDISLQEVVINSEENPAIQIIKNTIAKREEHLEKTENFRANFYSRGLIKIKDAPEKILGQEVGDLGGALDSTRSGIIYLSETISKLEHQAPNRLKEKIIASKVSGNDNGFSFNNAGDVNYNFYENTIDLEGKAVSPIASNAFNYYRYKLDGVFYDDKGNLINKIELTPKRKNDAAFSGYIYIVEDQWSLYAVDVNITGLQVQVPPVDLFTIKQTFSYSETDSLWAKISQTLDFNLAIFGIKANGRFTGVFSEYDFNPQFEEKNFTREILSFEELSNKKDSIYWDTKRPVPLTKEEVTDYVKKDSIQLVKKSQPYLDSVDRANNKFKFGNILGGYSYQNSAKNTQFNISSPISQPSFNTVQGFNSTVELNYRKRYDENYSRSFSANTNVNYGEADDRLRVDGSLRYQFNNKTRPILSLSGGIKTEQFNPSLSDLPLLNSFYSLLAEKNFLKIYDKSYAKINYSQELFNGFHLYSNLSYERRKALFNTTDQAWSPKADRQYTSNNPLNPVAYNVAPFNTHNILKLNVESRINFAQDYLSYPNGKFNMPSSKYPTLYLGYEKGFGATTSDYNFDLFKVRLYQSLSLGTKGNFKYYTKAGVFANADNIAFMDFHHFNGNQTNITTDGNYLGRFKNLSYYGLSTNNNYAEAHLEHSFNGYIMNKIPLLNKLNFNLVIGANVAATKTNKPYNEFSVGIDNIGWGKLRFLRIDYVRSYQSGFLNDAFMFGFSF; encoded by the coding sequence ATGAAATACGTTTTATCATCAATCACAGTATTCTTTTTTTTCGCTTTTTCTTTTGCACAAATTAATGGAAATGTTAGCTCAACAACTGGAGAAGCCCTACCATTTGTTAGTGTTTATCTAGACAACACCTATATAGGCACAACGACTAATGAAGATGGTAATTACGCTTTAGACATTACTAAAACTGGTGATTACACTGTTGTTTTTCAATACCTGGGCTATAAAACACTCCGAAAAAAAGTAAGTATTGATCGCTTCCCATTTATCTTAAATGCAACCTTAGTTGAAGAGGATATTTCGCTTCAAGAAGTGGTTATTAATTCTGAAGAAAACCCAGCAATACAAATTATAAAAAACACCATTGCTAAGCGTGAGGAACATTTAGAGAAAACTGAAAACTTTCGGGCAAACTTCTACTCGCGTGGCTTAATTAAAATTAAAGATGCACCAGAAAAAATATTGGGCCAAGAGGTTGGCGATTTAGGTGGCGCATTAGACTCTACACGAAGTGGAATCATCTATTTATCTGAAACCATTTCTAAACTTGAACACCAGGCACCAAATCGTTTAAAAGAAAAAATTATAGCCTCTAAAGTAAGTGGTAATGATAATGGGTTTAGCTTTAATAATGCTGGAGATGTTAATTACAACTTCTACGAAAACACTATTGATTTAGAAGGTAAAGCGGTATCACCCATTGCTTCAAATGCCTTTAATTACTACCGTTACAAACTGGATGGTGTTTTTTATGATGATAAAGGCAACCTGATTAATAAAATTGAATTAACACCAAAACGAAAAAATGATGCTGCCTTTAGCGGTTACATTTACATCGTAGAAGACCAATGGAGTTTATATGCTGTCGATGTCAATATTACGGGCTTGCAAGTACAAGTACCGCCGGTAGATTTATTCACAATCAAACAAACCTTTTCGTATTCTGAAACGGATAGTCTTTGGGCAAAAATTTCACAAACTTTAGATTTTAATCTGGCCATTTTTGGCATCAAAGCCAACGGTCGTTTTACGGGGGTGTTTAGTGAGTATGATTTCAACCCACAGTTTGAAGAAAAAAACTTTACCCGAGAAATTTTATCTTTTGAAGAGCTTTCTAATAAAAAAGATTCGATCTACTGGGACACAAAACGACCTGTACCACTAACTAAAGAGGAAGTAACTGATTATGTAAAAAAAGATAGTATTCAATTAGTTAAAAAATCCCAGCCTTATTTGGATTCTGTAGATCGGGCAAATAATAAATTTAAATTTGGTAATATTTTAGGTGGCTATAGTTACCAGAATTCCGCTAAAAACACACAGTTTAATATTAGCTCTCCAATTTCACAACCAAGTTTTAATACGGTACAAGGTTTTAATAGCACCGTTGAACTCAATTACAGAAAACGATATGATGAAAATTACAGCCGTAGTTTTTCAGCAAATACAAACGTAAATTATGGCGAAGCAGACGATAGATTGCGCGTTGACGGTTCATTACGTTATCAATTCAACAATAAAACGAGACCTATTTTAAGTCTTTCTGGTGGAATAAAAACGGAACAATTTAATCCTAGTTTAAGTGATTTACCACTTCTAAACTCCTTTTATTCGTTATTAGCCGAAAAGAATTTCTTAAAAATCTACGACAAATCTTACGCCAAAATAAACTATTCTCAAGAATTATTTAATGGCTTTCACTTGTATTCTAATTTGAGTTATGAGCGTAGAAAAGCGTTATTTAATACTACAGATCAGGCATGGAGTCCGAAAGCAGATCGGCAATATACAAGTAACAATCCTTTAAATCCTGTCGCTTACAATGTAGCGCCTTTTAATACCCATAATATTTTAAAACTAAATGTAGAGTCTCGTATAAATTTTGCTCAAGATTATCTTAGTTATCCTAATGGTAAATTTAACATGCCCAGCAGCAAATACCCAACACTTTATTTAGGGTACGAAAAAGGGTTTGGTGCAACAACCAGTGATTATAACTTCGACTTATTTAAAGTACGTTTATATCAAAGCCTCTCTCTTGGCACTAAAGGCAACTTCAAATATTATACTAAAGCAGGGGTCTTTGCAAATGCAGATAACATTGCTTTTATGGATTTCCATCATTTTAATGGTAATCAAACCAATATAACAACAGATGGTAATTATTTGGGGCGCTTTAAGAACTTGTCTTATTACGGTTTGAGCACCAATAATAATTATGCTGAAGCACATTTAGAACACAGCTTTAATGGCTATATTATGAATAAAATCCCCTTGTTGAACAAGTTAAATTTCAACCTGGTTATTGGTGCCAATGTGGCGGCTACGAAAACGAATAAGCCTTACAATGAGTTCTCGGTTGGAATAGATAATATTGGCTGGGGGAAATTGAGATTTTTAAGAATAGATTATGTGCGCTCTTACCAAAGTGGGTTTTTAAATGATGCGTTTATGTTTGGATTTAGCTTTTAA
- a CDS encoding protein-L-isoaspartate(D-aspartate) O-methyltransferase yields MKDTFKHKGLRQQLVNLIKNKGITNANVLRAIGNIPRHLFMDSGFLDHAYQDKAFPIAADQTISQPYTVAFQSELLQVEKGDKVLEIGTGSGYQTAVLCELGAKVYSIERQQELFKKTSQFLPKLGYRAKKLIFGDGYKGLKEEAPFKGIIVTAGAPFVPKPLLAQLDIGGRLVIPVGDDLQIMTLFVRKGPKSFEKTEFGEFRFVPLLEDKN; encoded by the coding sequence TTGAAAGACACTTTTAAGCATAAAGGCTTGCGGCAACAATTAGTAAACCTAATAAAAAACAAAGGTATTACCAATGCGAATGTACTTAGAGCTATTGGTAACATTCCACGGCACTTGTTTATGGATTCTGGTTTTTTAGATCATGCGTATCAAGATAAGGCATTTCCTATTGCTGCAGATCAAACCATTTCTCAGCCTTACACAGTGGCTTTTCAAAGCGAATTATTACAAGTTGAAAAAGGCGATAAAGTTTTAGAAATTGGTACGGGTAGTGGCTATCAAACTGCAGTGTTGTGTGAGTTGGGTGCTAAAGTATATAGTATAGAACGGCAACAAGAACTGTTTAAAAAAACAAGTCAATTTCTGCCCAAATTAGGGTACAGAGCAAAAAAACTTATTTTTGGTGATGGCTATAAGGGACTGAAAGAAGAAGCTCCTTTTAAAGGCATTATTGTTACTGCTGGTGCACCTTTTGTGCCAAAACCTTTATTAGCACAATTAGACATTGGTGGTCGTTTGGTCATTCCTGTTGGAGACGATTTACAGATAATGACTCTTTTTGTTAGAAAAGGACCCAAATCGTTTGAGAAAACGGAATTTGGGGAATTTCGTTTTGTGCCACTTTTAGAGGATAAGAATTAG
- a CDS encoding Gfo/Idh/MocA family protein, translating into MLNAGVLGAGHLGKIHLRLLNQSEKYNLVGFYDADDDNGKKVEAEFGYKYFNSIEALIEAVDMVDIVTPTLSHYDCARQAIAKGKHIFIEKPITNTVEEAETLRTLVAEYGVKGQVGHVERFNPAFIAVKDQLDSPMFIESHRLAEFNPRGTDVPVVLDLMIHDIDIILSVVKSKVKSVSASGVSVISDAPDIANARIEFVNGCVANLTASRISLKNMRKIRFFQKDAYISVDFLEKKCEVVKMKDAPKTPGDFDMILQNAEGIKKQIYFDNPEVSDNNAILDELETFADAINANTKPVVTLHDGTEALRVATMIIDQF; encoded by the coding sequence ATGCTAAACGCTGGAGTTTTAGGTGCAGGACACCTTGGGAAAATTCACTTACGACTGCTTAACCAGTCAGAAAAATATAATCTTGTTGGCTTTTATGATGCTGACGATGACAATGGTAAAAAAGTAGAAGCCGAATTTGGTTATAAATACTTCAATTCTATCGAGGCACTCATTGAAGCTGTTGATATGGTTGATATTGTAACACCTACGCTATCTCACTACGATTGTGCTAGACAGGCTATTGCTAAAGGCAAGCATATTTTTATTGAAAAACCTATAACAAACACGGTTGAAGAGGCAGAAACCTTGAGAACTTTAGTTGCCGAATACGGCGTTAAAGGCCAGGTTGGTCATGTGGAACGTTTTAATCCAGCATTTATAGCGGTTAAAGACCAGTTAGACAGCCCAATGTTTATAGAATCGCATCGCCTGGCAGAATTTAATCCACGTGGTACAGACGTTCCTGTGGTTTTAGATTTAATGATTCACGACATCGATATTATATTAAGCGTAGTTAAATCGAAAGTTAAGAGTGTTTCAGCAAGCGGAGTTTCTGTAATTAGTGATGCACCAGATATCGCCAATGCACGTATAGAATTTGTTAATGGCTGTGTTGCCAATTTAACGGCGAGTCGCATTTCTTTGAAAAATATGCGAAAAATACGTTTCTTTCAAAAAGACGCCTACATTTCTGTAGATTTTTTAGAAAAGAAATGTGAAGTGGTAAAAATGAAAGACGCTCCCAAAACCCCTGGAGACTTTGATATGATTCTTCAAAATGCGGAAGGCATTAAAAAACAAATTTATTTCGACAATCCAGAGGTTTCTGATAATAATGCCATTTTAGATGAGCTAGAAACCTTTGCAGATGCTATTAATGCTAATACAAAGCCAGTGGTAACTCTTCATGATGGCACTGAAGCCTTACGTGTGGCGACCATGATAATTGATCAGTTTTAA